A single region of the Raphanus sativus cultivar WK10039 chromosome 1, ASM80110v3, whole genome shotgun sequence genome encodes:
- the LOC108832857 gene encoding pentatricopeptide repeat-containing protein At1g06270 → MAFRLTHLRKPLAYSLSRIPFSRQVSSFEAVEKAIKCAVETKEYLQIPHLVVSLKEPYQNSKLFSFLSAFHHHHRIRVIDEILQSFVPVRPRSLPKIVYSSLLTYCLQSSDPLPLSFAILQRTLRSGCLPNAQTYLLLSDAWLERRRGSQSVGDILGEMKLIGYSPDTGTCNYLVSSLCAVDKLDEAVKVVEEMGGAGCIPDVESYGAVISSMCLARKTSDVVKIVKEMVSKAGISPRKGMLTKVAAALRANREIWKAIEMIEFVESRDYPVEFETYEVLVEGCLEVREYVLAGKMVMRMTDKGFIPYIKVRQKVVERLISIGEWKLACTVRQRLAELKS, encoded by the coding sequence ATGGCATTTCGCTTGACTCATTTGCGGAAACCTCTTGCTTACTCTCTCTCCCGCATCCCCTTTTCCCGGCAAGTCTCTTCCTTTGAAGCGGTAGAGAAGGCTATCAAATGCGCCGTAGAAACAAAAGAGTATCTCCAGATCCCTCATCTCGTTGTCTCGCTCAAAGAGCCTTACCAGAACTCAAAGCTCTTCTCTTTCCTCTCCGCTTTCCATCACCATCACAGAATCCGAGTCATCGACGAAATCCTCCAGAGCTTTGTGCCCGTGAGACCTCGTTCTCTGCCCAAGATTGTCTACTCCAGCCTCCTCACTTACTGCCTTCAGAGCTCCGATCCGCTTCCTCTGTCGTTTGCGATCCTACAGCGTACTCTTCGTTCCGGCTGTCTTCCTAATGCTCAGACTTACCTCCTTCTGTCTGATGCTTGGCTTGAACGGAGGCGAGGGTCTCAGTCTGTTGGAGATATTCTTGGTGAGATGAAACTGATTGGGTATAGTCCTGATACTGGGACGTGCAACTACTTAGTGTCGTCGCTCTGTGCTGTTGATAAGTTGGATGAGGCGGTTAAAGTTGTGGAGGAAATGGGTGGAGCTGGTTGTATTCCTGATGTGGAGAGTTACGGCGCGGTGATTAGTTCAATGTGTTTGGCTAGAAAGACTAGCGATGTGGTGAAGATTGTCAAAGAGATGGTGAGCAAAGCTGGGATATCTCCACGGAAAGGGATGCTGACAAAGGTGGCAGCAGCTTTGAGAGCCAACAGGGAAATCTGGAAAGCCATTGAGATGATTGAGTTTGTAGAGAGCAGAGATTACCCTGTGGAGTTTGAGACTTATGAGGTGTTAGTCGAGGGTTGCTTGGAGGTTAGGGAATACGTTTTGGCAGGGAAGATGGTGATGAGAATGACTGATAAAGGATTCATACCGTATATCAAGGTTAGGCAAAAAGTGGTCGAGCGTCTGATTAGCATTGGTGAATGGAAGCTTGCTTGTACTGTTAGACAAAGGCTTGCGGAACTGAAGTCTTAG
- the LOC108835788 gene encoding uncharacterized protein LOC108835788, with translation MSEFYSTFNEIKKVNPRCADYLIDLGLGHWARSHFPGARYNIMTSNLAESWNAVLREAREYPVVPLIEFIRSKLMSWFSKRRQSLEGNNAALAPKVLELLAASFELTGAFEVKKVDTGEYEVRDTSGVSFLVNLPEKSCTCYQFQMLRIPCSHAIASAIQAGVNVESMVADVYSVAFMKSAYKGHILPPKEYEIHSELSSAMEALYLQPPSTRRPPGRPRKQRFLSRGEVRMKITRRKTVCSRCKGIGHNRATCKQPI, from the exons ATGTCTGAGTTCTACTCCACTTTCAACGAGATCAAGAAAGTCAACCCGAGATGTGCCGACTACTTAATTGATCTTGGATTAGGTCATTGGGCAAGATCTCATTTCCCAGGTGCACGCTACAACATCATGACTAGTAACCTGGCAGAGTCATGGAACGCAGTATTGCGTGAAGCCAGAGAGTATCCTGTGGTTCCGTTAATAGAGTTCATACGTTCTAAGCTAATGTCATGGTTCTCAAAGAGACGTCAGTCTCTCGAAGGTAATAATGCTGCCTTGGCTCCTAAGGTATTGGAACTGCTTGCTGCCAGCTTTGAGTTGACAGGTGCATTTGAGGTCAAGAAGGTGGACACCGGAGAGTACGAGGTGCGCGACACGAGTGGTGTCTCATTCCTCGTAAACCTGCCTGAAAAGAGTTGCACTTGCTACCAGTTCCAGATGCTTCGCATACCATGTTCACATGCAATTGCTTCAGCAATACAAGCAGGGGTTAATGTAGAATCAATGGTTGCAGACGTGTACAGCGTAGCATTCATGAAGTCTGCGTACAAGGGACATATATTGCCTCCAAAAGAATACGAGATTCACTCGGAACTCTCTTCGGCAATGGAAGCTCTCTACCTACAACCTCCTTCAACTAGGCGCCCACCAGGAAGGCCTCGTAAGCAGAGATTCCTGTCCCGCGGTGAAGTGCGT ATGAAGATAACTCGAAGGAAGACAGTGTGTAGCCGGTGCAAGGGGATAGGTCACAACCGTGCTACATGCAAGCAACCAATATGA